A DNA window from Halococcus salsus contains the following coding sequences:
- a CDS encoding AzlC family ABC transporter permease, whose translation MVSEVQSIHDTSHARVLDGMSARHDLVAGAKATAPLLLGVLPFGLIVGVTASNVGLSPVEMVGMSVLVFAGAAQLAAIDLMGQGAPVAVVVMTAVVMNVRHTMYSASIAPYFRRLSGPAKWVSAYFLNDETYAVAITEFRNSGPDVQHHKRFYLGSGVAMLTTWVVSTALGIVLGANLPAGLSLEFAIPLTYLALLFTTLDDRSTVVAALVAAGVSLVAAVLPFNLSLVAAALVGIAAGVAVEVHRGTFPTVDREPRSDGGADTTNEGSG comes from the coding sequence ATGGTTTCGGAGGTCCAGTCCATCCATGACACGTCTCACGCACGGGTGCTGGACGGGATGAGCGCCCGACACGATCTCGTCGCCGGCGCGAAGGCCACCGCCCCGCTCCTCCTCGGGGTCCTCCCGTTCGGGCTGATCGTCGGGGTGACCGCCTCGAACGTCGGCCTCTCGCCCGTCGAGATGGTCGGGATGTCGGTTCTCGTCTTCGCGGGCGCGGCCCAGCTCGCGGCCATCGACCTCATGGGGCAGGGCGCGCCCGTCGCGGTGGTGGTCATGACGGCCGTCGTCATGAACGTCCGGCACACCATGTACAGCGCGTCGATCGCGCCGTACTTCCGGCGGCTCAGCGGCCCCGCCAAGTGGGTCAGCGCGTACTTCCTCAACGACGAGACCTACGCGGTCGCCATCACCGAGTTCCGGAACTCGGGGCCCGACGTCCAGCATCACAAGCGGTTCTACCTCGGCTCCGGGGTCGCGATGCTGACGACCTGGGTCGTGAGCACCGCGCTCGGGATAGTCCTCGGAGCGAACCTCCCCGCGGGGCTCTCCCTGGAGTTCGCCATCCCGCTCACCTACCTGGCGCTGCTGTTCACGACGCTCGACGACCGCTCGACCGTGGTCGCCGCGCTCGTCGCGGCCGGCGTGAGCCTCGTCGCCGCCGTCCTGCCGTTCAACCTGAGCCTCGTCGCGGCGGCGCTCGTCGGGATCGCCGCCGGCGTGGCGGTCGAAGTCCACCGGGGGACCTTCCCGACGGTCGACCGGGAACCGCGGTCGGACGGCGGGGCGGACACGACGAACGAGGGGTCGGGATGA
- a CDS encoding CTP synthase produces MPTNSASPDGGPKFVFVTGGVMSGLGKGITAASTGRLLENAGFDVTAVKIDPYLNVDAGTMNPYQHGEVYVLNDGGEVDLDLGNYERFLDEDMSFDQNITTGKLYKNVIEKERAGDYLGKTVQIIPHITDDIKRRIREAAAGHDVCLIEVGGTVGDIEGGPYYEAIRQFTHEENEEDVLLAHVTLVPFSKNGEQKTKPTQHSVKELRSIGLQPDIVVGRCEEKLDPDTKEKIALFCDVPREAVFSNPDVEDIYHVPLVVEEEGLDEHVMERLDIEDAAQPAAERAGWWRDVVTREKSGTVKVALVGKYALEDAYLSIHEALKHAGLEHGVEVEVLWVDAEEMANTHQRRVREADAIVVPGGFGTRGTREKIDAARYARENEVPYLGLCLGFQMAVIEYARNVLGLEGAHSTEMVPETPHPVIGLLPEQYDVEDLGGTMRLGAHATEIQPGTLAAELYGESCTERHRHRYEVNPEYIDDLEAEGLRFSGRANNRMEVLELDDHPFFFGTQFHPEFRSRPGRASPPFVGLLDAAIEKEPTETTEVEV; encoded by the coding sequence ATGCCGACAAACTCCGCGAGTCCCGACGGGGGACCCAAATTCGTTTTCGTCACCGGGGGCGTGATGAGCGGCCTCGGGAAGGGAATCACCGCGGCGAGCACGGGCCGCCTCCTCGAGAACGCCGGTTTCGACGTCACGGCCGTCAAGATCGACCCCTATCTCAACGTCGACGCGGGCACGATGAACCCCTACCAGCACGGCGAGGTATACGTCCTCAACGACGGCGGCGAGGTCGACCTGGATCTCGGGAACTACGAACGGTTCCTCGACGAGGACATGAGCTTCGACCAGAATATTACGACTGGCAAGCTCTACAAGAACGTCATCGAGAAGGAGCGCGCCGGCGACTACCTCGGGAAAACAGTACAGATAATCCCCCACATCACCGACGACATCAAGCGCCGCATCAGGGAGGCCGCCGCGGGCCACGACGTCTGTCTCATCGAGGTCGGCGGAACGGTTGGAGATATCGAGGGCGGCCCCTACTACGAGGCGATCCGACAGTTCACCCACGAGGAGAACGAGGAGGACGTCCTGCTGGCGCACGTCACCCTCGTTCCCTTCTCGAAGAACGGCGAGCAGAAGACCAAACCCACCCAGCACAGCGTGAAGGAGCTCCGCTCGATCGGGCTCCAGCCCGACATCGTGGTCGGGCGGTGTGAGGAGAAACTCGACCCCGACACCAAGGAGAAGATCGCGCTGTTCTGTGACGTCCCGAGGGAGGCCGTCTTCTCGAACCCCGACGTCGAGGACATCTACCACGTCCCCCTCGTCGTCGAGGAGGAAGGGCTCGACGAGCACGTCATGGAGCGCCTGGATATCGAGGACGCGGCACAGCCGGCCGCCGAACGCGCGGGCTGGTGGCGCGACGTCGTGACCCGCGAGAAGTCCGGGACGGTGAAGGTGGCGCTCGTCGGGAAGTACGCGCTCGAAGACGCCTACCTCTCGATCCACGAGGCGCTGAAGCACGCGGGTCTCGAGCACGGCGTCGAGGTCGAGGTGCTCTGGGTCGACGCCGAGGAGATGGCGAACACCCACCAGCGCCGGGTTCGGGAGGCCGACGCCATCGTGGTCCCCGGCGGGTTCGGCACGCGCGGCACGCGCGAGAAGATCGACGCCGCGCGATACGCCCGCGAGAACGAGGTGCCCTACCTCGGGCTCTGTCTCGGCTTCCAGATGGCCGTGATCGAGTACGCCAGAAACGTCCTCGGGCTGGAAGGAGCCCACTCGACCGAGATGGTCCCCGAGACCCCCCATCCCGTCATCGGGTTGCTGCCCGAACAGTACGACGTCGAGGACCTCGGAGGCACCATGCGCCTCGGGGCTCACGCGACCGAGATCCAGCCGGGAACGCTCGCGGCCGAGTTATATGGGGAATCGTGTACCGAACGCCACCGCCACCGCTACGAGGTCAACCCCGAGTACATCGACGACCTGGAGGCGGAGGGACTCCGCTTCTCGGGCCGGGCGAACAACCGGATGGAGGTCCTCGAACTCGACGACCACCCGTTCTTCTTCGGTACCCAGTTCCACCCCGAGTTCCGGTCGCGACCGGGTCGGGCGAGCCCGCCGTTCGTCGGGTTGCTCGACGCCGCCATCGAGAAGGAACCGACCGAGACCACCGAGGTCGAGGTCTGA
- the guaA gene encoding glutamine-hydrolyzing GMP synthase → MVDPEEFIDEAVAGIEADVGDASAVIALSGGVDSSVAAALAYEALGDRLTPVYVDTGLMRKGETEQVEETFSYMESLQVVHAQERFLDALAGVTDPEEKRHVVGERFIRELETEARETDADYLVQGTIYPDRIESEGNIKSHHNVGGLPDRVDFEGIVEPVRDLYKDEVREVARELGLDDLVAERMPFPGPGLAVRVLGEVTEEKLHVAREATQAVEEELENADYEPWQALAAVIGKATGVKGDNRVHGWVVSVRAVESRDGMTARALEVDWDTLQRLQSRITGSLDNVSRVVYDVTHKPPATIEYE, encoded by the coding sequence ATGGTCGACCCCGAAGAGTTCATCGACGAGGCGGTCGCGGGGATCGAGGCCGACGTCGGCGACGCGAGCGCGGTGATCGCGCTCTCCGGCGGTGTGGACTCGTCCGTGGCGGCGGCGCTGGCCTACGAGGCGCTCGGCGACCGACTGACCCCCGTCTACGTCGACACCGGCCTGATGCGAAAGGGCGAGACCGAACAGGTCGAGGAGACCTTCTCCTACATGGAGAGTCTCCAGGTCGTCCACGCCCAGGAACGGTTCCTCGACGCGCTCGCGGGCGTGACGGACCCGGAGGAGAAACGGCACGTCGTCGGCGAGCGATTCATCCGCGAACTCGAAACCGAGGCGCGCGAGACGGACGCCGACTACCTCGTCCAGGGCACCATCTACCCCGACCGGATCGAGTCGGAGGGCAACATCAAGTCCCACCACAACGTCGGCGGGCTCCCCGACAGAGTCGACTTCGAGGGGATCGTCGAACCCGTTCGCGACCTCTACAAGGACGAGGTCCGCGAGGTCGCCCGCGAACTCGGCCTCGACGACCTCGTGGCCGAGCGGATGCCGTTCCCGGGTCCCGGTCTCGCGGTGCGGGTGCTCGGCGAGGTCACCGAAGAAAAGCTCCACGTCGCGCGCGAGGCGACCCAGGCCGTCGAGGAGGAGTTGGAAAACGCCGACTACGAGCCCTGGCAGGCGCTCGCGGCGGTCATCGGGAAGGCCACGGGCGTGAAGGGGGACAACCGGGTCCACGGCTGGGTAGTCTCCGTGCGGGCGGTCGAGAGTCGGGACGGCATGACCGCGCGCGCCCTCGAAGTCGACTGGGACACCCTCCAGCGCCTCCAGAGCCGGATCACGGGATCGCTCGACAACGTCTCGCGTGTCGTCTACGACGTGACCCATAAACCGCCCGCGACCATCGAGTATGAGTGA
- a CDS encoding NUDIX domain-containing protein, with amino-acid sequence MTKLPAEFCPRCGSPLKSTRFEGRDRRYCEACDRIVFQQPGVAANVAVVDGEDVLLVQRGRPPHEGSWALPGGAVEHDEPLAVAAARELREETNVEASPVDLVPFDTWQSDFSDGVYAVAVGFVVSRADTAGEPAAGSDAADARFRPLDSGLYEDLRPGAKARTRRAIEAVE; translated from the coding sequence GTGACCAAACTTCCCGCCGAGTTCTGTCCTCGATGCGGCAGTCCGCTGAAGTCGACGCGATTCGAGGGGCGCGACCGGCGCTACTGCGAGGCCTGTGACCGGATCGTCTTCCAGCAACCGGGCGTGGCAGCCAACGTCGCGGTCGTCGACGGGGAAGACGTGTTGTTGGTCCAGCGAGGGCGACCACCTCACGAAGGCTCGTGGGCGTTGCCCGGCGGTGCAGTGGAGCACGACGAACCCCTCGCGGTGGCTGCGGCACGCGAACTCCGGGAGGAAACGAACGTCGAGGCGTCCCCGGTGGACCTCGTCCCGTTCGACACGTGGCAGTCCGACTTCTCGGATGGTGTCTACGCCGTCGCGGTCGGATTCGTCGTTTCGCGGGCCGATACAGCCGGCGAGCCGGCGGCGGGGTCCGACGCAGCGGACGCGCGATTTCGACCACTCGACAGTGGCCTATACGAAGACCTACGACCAGGAGCGAAAGCGAGAACTCGACGGGCGATCGAGGCAGTAGAATGA
- a CDS encoding DUF7126 family protein gives MTDQKAVVAGPDLDGLGDALEAEGVEVSWVEGIANRPALEDAGISEADVFVLTDVEQATSIPVVVDLVGRIRIVVYSRDSLPEFAKGQADLLVDPALLDARTVAEELAADN, from the coding sequence ATGACCGACCAGAAAGCGGTCGTCGCGGGTCCGGACCTCGACGGCCTCGGCGACGCACTCGAAGCCGAGGGTGTCGAAGTCTCGTGGGTCGAGGGCATCGCCAACCGGCCGGCGCTCGAAGACGCCGGTATCAGCGAGGCCGACGTCTTCGTCCTCACCGACGTCGAACAGGCCACCTCGATCCCGGTAGTCGTGGACCTGGTGGGACGGATCAGGATCGTCGTCTACTCGCGCGATTCGCTGCCGGAGTTCGCGAAGGGGCAGGCGGATCTCCTCGTCGACCCCGCGCTGCTCGACGCGCGAACGGTGGCCGAAGAACTCGCTGCGGACAATTAG
- a CDS encoding MBL fold metallo-hydrolase → MATQLADGIWWFELSGVNAYLVEDDVLTLVDAGTPFDAATIEAEVEGAGHRVSEIERVLLTHYDFDHVGALAKLDDLDATVYAGRADAAVLTGDEKPRLGNRKGAFQRVAGPFVDTPDLPVEIVADGDTVGSFTAYHTPGHTPGHTAFVSETLSAGFFGDLVFEGSGRLTPSGWAMSHDTDTVAESIRSVDERVPAFSVLGMGHGVPFVRDGDARLADLAADR, encoded by the coding sequence ATGGCGACCCAGCTCGCGGACGGTATCTGGTGGTTCGAGCTCTCGGGCGTGAACGCCTACCTCGTCGAGGACGACGTGCTCACCCTCGTCGACGCCGGCACGCCGTTCGACGCCGCGACGATCGAGGCCGAGGTCGAGGGGGCGGGGCACCGAGTGAGCGAGATCGAGCGCGTGCTGCTCACTCACTACGACTTCGACCACGTCGGTGCACTTGCGAAACTCGACGACCTCGACGCCACGGTCTACGCCGGGCGGGCGGACGCGGCGGTCCTCACCGGCGACGAGAAGCCCCGACTCGGCAACCGAAAGGGTGCGTTCCAGCGCGTTGCGGGCCCGTTTGTCGACACCCCCGACCTCCCGGTCGAAATCGTCGCCGACGGTGATACTGTGGGCTCCTTCACGGCCTACCACACGCCGGGTCACACCCCCGGCCACACCGCGTTCGTGAGTGAGACCCTCTCGGCGGGGTTCTTCGGCGACCTCGTCTTCGAGGGGTCCGGCCGACTCACGCCCTCCGGGTGGGCGATGAGCCACGACACCGACACCGTCGCCGAGAGCATCCGGTCGGTCGACGAGCGGGTCCCCGCCTTCTCGGTGCTCGGGATGGGTCATGGAGTGCCGTTCGTCCGCGACGGCGACGCGCGCCTCGCGGACCTCGCCGCCGACCGCTGA
- a CDS encoding aldo/keto reductase, giving the protein MEYVTVQDTEIPALGLGTWRMKGPTCRRAVATALDCGYRHIDTAQMYGNERQVGAAISGAAVDRDEVFLTTKLAMSNRDHDSVIESTETSLRKLQTDSVDLLLIHQPNRGVALEETLGAMDELVDDGLVDHIGVSNFGVERLHSACEIADAPILTNQVMYHPFWDQSTVLDYCQIHDIMLTAYSPLAHGGAVSDPLLSEIGARYDKTPAQVAFRWLIQQENVSTIPKSTSPEHIEANLAVFDFELTDEEMRAIRRPSASRTASSFVRARLPF; this is encoded by the coding sequence ATGGAGTACGTTACCGTTCAGGACACCGAGATCCCGGCGCTCGGTCTCGGCACGTGGCGCATGAAGGGCCCGACCTGCCGGCGTGCGGTCGCGACCGCGCTCGACTGTGGCTACCGCCACATCGACACCGCCCAGATGTACGGCAACGAGCGCCAGGTCGGCGCGGCGATCTCCGGTGCGGCCGTCGACCGCGACGAGGTCTTCCTCACCACGAAGCTCGCGATGTCGAACCGCGACCACGACTCGGTGATCGAGTCCACGGAGACCAGCCTCCGGAAGCTCCAGACCGACTCGGTCGACCTCCTCCTGATCCACCAGCCGAATCGTGGGGTAGCGCTCGAAGAGACCCTCGGCGCGATGGACGAACTCGTCGACGACGGCCTGGTCGACCACATCGGGGTCTCGAACTTCGGCGTCGAACGCCTCCATTCCGCCTGTGAAATCGCCGACGCGCCGATCCTCACGAACCAGGTGATGTATCACCCATTCTGGGACCAGTCCACAGTCCTAGATTACTGCCAGATCCACGACATCATGCTGACGGCCTACAGCCCGCTGGCCCACGGCGGTGCGGTCTCCGATCCCCTGCTGAGCGAGATCGGCGCACGCTACGACAAGACGCCCGCCCAGGTCGCCTTCCGGTGGCTGATCCAACAGGAGAACGTCTCGACGATCCCGAAGTCCACCTCGCCGGAACACATCGAGGCCAACCTCGCAGTCTTCGACTTCGAACTCACCGACGAGGAGATGCGGGCGATCCGACGGCCATCGGCCTCCCGGACCGCGTCGAGCTTCGTCCGGGCGCGACTCCCGTTCTGA
- a CDS encoding cupin domain-containing protein, translating into MLDTYPDLDPDEGEVLTEELLVTDDVLVKAFVLGPGAAVEPHAHENATNVFHVLDGTVVVTRDNEEELISAPGVVPNERGAVHGARNETDAVAVLTASLCPLPS; encoded by the coding sequence GTGCTCGATACCTACCCGGACCTCGACCCCGACGAGGGCGAGGTGCTGACCGAGGAACTCCTCGTGACCGACGACGTGCTCGTGAAGGCGTTCGTGCTGGGCCCCGGCGCGGCCGTCGAGCCACACGCCCACGAGAACGCCACCAACGTCTTCCACGTCCTCGACGGGACGGTGGTCGTGACCCGCGACAACGAAGAAGAACTGATTTCGGCACCGGGCGTGGTCCCGAACGAACGCGGCGCGGTCCACGGCGCGCGCAACGAAACCGACGCGGTGGCGGTGCTGACCGCGAGCCTGTGTCCGCTGCCGTCCTGA
- a CDS encoding MogA/MoaB family molybdenum cofactor biosynthesis protein has protein sequence MADSHDHDDHHSHDHGDEPDHAHHDFGPVAFALITVSTSRSLDDDPAGDAIVAAVEDDGGSVATRELVDDDYDGIQGRVNSLVNRDDVDVVVTTGGTGVTPDDVTVEAVDPLFDKRLPGFGELFRARSREEVGTRVVATRATAGVIEGVPAFCLPGSENAASLGAEIVTAEAGHLAGLAKRDEDVEDENVDDEETDDGDTDSGSDES, from the coding sequence ATGGCGGATTCCCACGACCACGACGACCACCACAGCCACGACCACGGCGACGAACCCGACCACGCCCACCACGACTTCGGCCCGGTCGCCTTCGCGCTGATCACGGTCTCCACCTCTCGAAGCCTCGATGACGACCCGGCAGGCGACGCCATCGTGGCCGCGGTCGAGGACGACGGTGGCTCGGTCGCGACCCGCGAACTCGTCGACGACGACTACGACGGGATCCAGGGTCGAGTGAACTCCCTCGTCAATCGTGACGACGTGGACGTGGTCGTCACCACCGGCGGCACGGGCGTGACGCCCGACGACGTCACCGTCGAGGCGGTCGATCCCCTCTTCGACAAACGACTCCCCGGCTTCGGTGAACTCTTCCGGGCGCGCTCGCGCGAGGAGGTGGGTACCCGCGTGGTCGCCACCCGCGCCACGGCCGGGGTCATCGAGGGCGTCCCGGCGTTCTGTCTCCCCGGGAGCGAGAACGCGGCGAGCCTCGGGGCCGAGATCGTCACCGCCGAGGCGGGCCACCTCGCGGGGCTCGCGAAACGCGACGAGGACGTCGAGGACGAGAACGTGGACGACGAAGAAACGGACGACGGCGATACGGATTCCGGTTCCGACGAGAGCTGA
- a CDS encoding acetolactate synthase large subunit: MQASDLLVRCLEVEGVDRVFGVPGEELEDILFSMRDSTVEFVPVRHEQGAAFMADVHGRLTGEAGVCMGTLGPGATNLLTGVADAQLDKSPLVAITGQGGLERLHQESHQRLDVVGMFEPVTKWNTQITEPEIIHESVRKAFKLAEYEKPGATHIEFPEDVAAEEAHNRPIRPRERVRRPSPDQKAVERAASLLADADRPIVLAGNGGIRTRSSERLRSFVDETNIPVVGTYMGKGAVSDADDHSLFTLDSGDDDQAQTAIERADVVLAVGYDIAEHDPENWNPDLEKRIVHLDFEPAEVYEHYNPQAEIVSDVSAGLRAIQEYDEAIATDTDWYADLRESILDDVTQEPEADDPFSVERTLPLLREAMADSDVLLSDTGSHKMAIAQNYPTYEPNTCIISNGLATMGISVPGAVAADLAVDSNVVAATGDGGFLMNGAEIETATRLGCGFTILLFNDDDYGLISEKQEDHRDESTGTKLSNPDFTTFAESFGIEGYRPETWDELGETLETVVPSDEMALVEVPVE, translated from the coding sequence ATGCAAGCTTCCGACCTACTCGTCAGATGTCTCGAAGTCGAGGGCGTCGACCGGGTGTTCGGCGTCCCGGGCGAGGAGCTGGAGGACATCCTGTTCTCGATGCGCGACTCGACGGTGGAGTTCGTCCCGGTCCGCCACGAACAGGGCGCGGCGTTCATGGCCGACGTCCACGGTCGGCTCACCGGCGAGGCCGGGGTCTGTATGGGCACCCTCGGGCCGGGCGCGACCAACCTCCTCACCGGGGTCGCGGACGCCCAGCTCGACAAGAGCCCGCTGGTCGCGATCACCGGCCAGGGCGGCCTCGAACGCCTCCACCAGGAGAGCCACCAGCGCCTCGACGTCGTAGGGATGTTCGAGCCGGTCACGAAGTGGAACACCCAGATCACGGAACCCGAGATCATCCACGAGTCGGTCCGAAAGGCGTTCAAACTCGCCGAGTACGAGAAACCCGGCGCGACCCACATCGAGTTCCCCGAGGACGTCGCGGCCGAGGAGGCCCACAACCGTCCGATCCGCCCCCGTGAACGCGTCCGCCGGCCCAGCCCCGACCAGAAGGCCGTCGAGCGCGCCGCCTCGCTGCTCGCCGACGCCGACCGCCCGATCGTTCTGGCCGGCAACGGCGGTATCCGAACCCGCTCGTCCGAACGTCTCCGCTCGTTCGTCGACGAGACGAACATCCCAGTAGTAGGAACCTACATGGGCAAGGGCGCGGTCTCGGACGCCGACGACCACTCGCTGTTCACCCTCGATTCGGGCGACGACGACCAGGCTCAGACCGCGATCGAACGGGCCGACGTGGTGCTCGCCGTCGGTTACGACATCGCCGAGCACGACCCCGAGAACTGGAACCCCGACCTCGAAAAGCGGATCGTTCACCTCGACTTCGAACCCGCCGAGGTCTACGAGCACTACAACCCCCAGGCCGAGATCGTTTCGGATGTCTCAGCCGGTCTCCGGGCGATCCAGGAGTACGACGAGGCGATCGCCACCGACACCGACTGGTACGCCGACCTCCGGGAGTCGATCCTCGACGACGTGACCCAGGAGCCAGAGGCCGACGACCCGTTCAGCGTCGAACGCACGCTGCCCCTCCTCCGGGAGGCGATGGCCGACTCGGACGTCCTCCTCTCGGACACCGGCAGCCACAAGATGGCGATCGCCCAGAACTACCCGACTTACGAGCCGAACACCTGCATCATCTCGAACGGGCTGGCGACGATGGGCATCTCAGTACCCGGCGCGGTGGCCGCCGACCTCGCCGTCGATTCGAACGTCGTCGCCGCGACGGGTGACGGCGGGTTCCTGATGAACGGTGCGGAGATCGAGACCGCGACCCGCCTGGGCTGTGGGTTCACGATCCTGCTGTTCAACGACGACGACTACGGGCTGATCTCCGAGAAACAGGAGGACCACCGGGACGAGAGCACCGGCACGAAGCTCTCGAACCCCGACTTCACGACCTTCGCCGAGAGCTTCGGGATCGAGGGATATCGGCCCGAGACGTGGGACGAGCTGGGTGAGACCCTCGAAACCGTGGTGCCGAGCGACGAAATGGCGCTCGTGGAAGTTCCGGTCGAATAA
- a CDS encoding MmgE/PrpD family protein, with product MTTTDEIAGFVGSVAYDDLSEDVREELKKRVLDSVGIAVGAMDADATRVVRDTVETTAAGDAARLWGSDTRASPTGAAMYNTSLTRYLDFMDSFLAPGETPHPSDNIASLVACGEYTDASGRDLIEAVGVAYELQAELAWNAPVRDKGWDHVTHTVISAAAGAGKVLGLDHEQLRNAVGIAGTAHNALRVTRTGGINEWKGIASANAARNAVYSALLAANGMEGPVNLFEGQKGWKQIVSGEFEVDLDPDCERVFDTMTKRYVAETYAQSAVEGVIELAETADIDPKQVNSIHLDTFHGAKLIIGGGEGSRYEVETKAQADHSLPYMLAAALIDRELTNEAYDEERIQREDVQTLLRKVEVEEDDDLTERFENGEMPAVVDIELGDDSTRHVEKDAFSGHPTQRMTWEQVEEKFGTMARERYDESRRDEIVDVVRNLEDHDVTDLVALLD from the coding sequence ATGACAACCACCGACGAGATCGCGGGGTTCGTGGGCTCGGTCGCGTACGACGACCTCTCCGAGGACGTTCGTGAGGAGTTGAAGAAACGCGTGCTCGACTCGGTCGGCATCGCGGTCGGCGCGATGGACGCCGACGCGACGCGGGTCGTTCGCGACACCGTCGAGACCACCGCGGCGGGTGACGCGGCGCGGCTCTGGGGGTCAGATACCCGCGCCAGCCCGACCGGCGCGGCGATGTACAACACCTCGCTCACGCGCTACCTCGACTTCATGGACTCGTTCCTCGCGCCGGGCGAGACGCCCCACCCGAGCGACAACATCGCGAGCCTCGTGGCCTGTGGCGAGTACACCGACGCCAGCGGACGAGACCTCATCGAAGCGGTGGGGGTGGCCTACGAACTCCAGGCCGAGCTCGCCTGGAACGCGCCGGTTCGGGACAAGGGCTGGGACCACGTCACCCACACCGTGATCTCGGCGGCGGCGGGGGCCGGGAAGGTCCTCGGGCTCGACCACGAGCAACTCCGGAACGCGGTCGGGATCGCCGGGACGGCCCACAACGCGCTCCGGGTCACGAGGACTGGCGGAATCAACGAGTGGAAGGGCATCGCGAGCGCGAACGCCGCCCGGAACGCGGTCTACTCCGCCCTCCTCGCCGCGAACGGGATGGAGGGCCCCGTGAACCTCTTCGAGGGGCAGAAGGGCTGGAAACAGATCGTCTCGGGCGAGTTCGAGGTGGACCTCGATCCCGACTGCGAGCGCGTCTTCGACACCATGACCAAACGCTACGTCGCCGAGACCTACGCCCAGTCCGCCGTCGAGGGCGTCATCGAGCTCGCCGAGACCGCGGACATCGACCCCAAACAGGTCAACTCGATCCACCTCGACACCTTCCACGGCGCGAAGCTCATCATCGGCGGCGGCGAAGGGAGCCGCTACGAGGTCGAGACCAAAGCCCAGGCCGACCACTCCCTCCCCTACATGCTGGCAGCAGCCCTCATCGACCGCGAGCTCACCAACGAGGCCTACGACGAGGAGCGCATCCAGCGCGAGGACGTGCAGACCCTCCTCCGGAAGGTCGAGGTCGAGGAGGACGACGACCTCACCGAGCGCTTCGAGAACGGCGAGATGCCCGCCGTGGTCGACATCGAGCTCGGGGACGACTCGACGCGCCACGTCGAGAAGGACGCCTTCAGCGGCCACCCCACCCAGCGGATGACGTGGGAGCAGGTCGAGGAGAAGTTCGGGACGATGGCACGCGAGCGCTACGACGAGAGTAGGCGAGACGAGATCGTCGACGTCGTCAGGAACCTCGAAGACCACGACGTGACGGACCTCGTCGCCCTCCTCGATTGA